GGTAGGGCGCCGCCAGCGTCCAGTAGCTGGCCACCGCCGCCGACACACAGGCGATGGCGTCCACGCGCTGCAGCGCGCGGGCGACCAGCGGCCCCAGCGGCCCGCTGGGCACACAGAAGTTGCGGTTGGCGAAGATGAGCCGGGGGTTCCCCACGGACTTGCGGCCCCAGTTGAGGAACGGCAGCGCATCGGCGCTGTACTCGATGAGTACGTCCGGCCGCAACGCGCGCAGTGCCGCCCCCAGGCGCAGCGGCGTGCGGCCGAAGTCGGTCCGGCCGGGCTGGAAGGTCTGTAGCCTGGCCCCCGCCCCCTCGAGCTGCTCCCGCACACCGGCGGGAACAGGCTTGTGCGGGTGGGCCAGCAGGACAGCCCGGTAGCCCTGCAGGCCGAGACCGGTGGTGAGGTCAATGGAACTCTTCTGGCGCCCGGTGCCGGTCAGCTCCCCGGTCAGCACCACGACGGTCGTCTCGGCGGGGGGCCTGACGTTCTGCACCGGGGGCGGACAGCGGAAGGTGTCCGGCAGGCCGGGCAGATCATACGGGATGCGGGCGGTCGTCATGGGCATGGCACGGAATCCCTTGTTCGCAGTGCAGCAGTTGGTGGTACGTCAGAACTCCGTCGCGCTGCTGAAGGTGAAGCGGTCTATGCGCATCGCCGGGGCCCAGACGTAGTCGGCCAGCTTGCCGTCCCGCGAGATCAGCGAGACGCACGAGAGCGCCTCCAGGATGCTCTGGGTGAAACGCAGGTTCTTGATGGCCCCGGCGATCTGCCCGTCCTCGATCAGGAACGTGCCGTCCCGCGTCATGCCGGTCAGCACCGTCTTGATCGGGTGGATCATGTTGGTGTAGTGGAAGCGCGTGACGAGCACCCCGCGCTGGGTCTGGGCGATCATGTCCGCGACGCTGCTGTCGCCCGCGGCGACGAGGAGGTTGATGGGCACCGGCCCCCAGGAGTTGGGCGCCGGCAGGCCGTGGCCCGTGCTCTGCCGTCCCTCCTTGTGCGCCGTGTACGAGTCCCAGACGACGCCCTCGGCCACGCCGCCGGTGATGAGGGGCACCCGCTGCTTGGGCACGCCCTCGAAGTCGTACGCCAGGCGGTGGCCGCGCGGGTCGAGGCCGTCGTCCCAGATGGTGATGTTGTCCCCGCAGATCTTCTCGCCGAGGCGCTCGTTCACAAACGAGCGTCCCTCCTGCACCGCCAGCGCCCCCAGGCCGTACATCGAGAGCATCATGACCATGTCGGCGACGGCCTCGGCTTCGAGGATGACGGTGTACTCGCCGGGTGGCAGGGCCTGCGGGTCGCGCGAGGCGCGGCACTTCGCGGTGGCGACGCGGCCCAGGCTGCCGCCGGAGATGTCCGCCAGTCTGGGGCTGGAGGTGCGGGCATAGCCCGAGCCGCCCGCGCCGCTGACCACCAGCGACATCTCGGCCATGCTGCGCCGCTGCGTGGCCCGCACGCCCAGGGAGTTGGCGACGGCGATCTCGATGAGGCCCGTGCTGCAGGCGCCCGAGGCAGTGAAGTCCTCGGCCGCGGCGAGGGCGATGGCCTCGGCCACGGTGGCGGCCCGTTGCTCGGGGTCACAGGCAGCCGCGGCGGCATCGGCGAAGTCCGTCTCGCCCGTGTACGGCAGCGGCCCGGGCAGGGACACAAAGTCCTCGTCGGCCGCCGACACCAGGGCCAGGCGGTACGCGGCGTCGGCCAGTTCGCGCAGGCCTTCGGGCGACACGTCCGTGCTGCTGGCCACGCCGACGCGCTGACCGACGACTGCCCGCACGGTCGCGCTCACGCCCTCTTCCGCCACGTTCTGGTGGATGGCGTTGTTGGCGAAGCGCGTGAGAGCCGCTGCCTCGGTGGACAGCACGACCTCCGTCTGATCGGCGCGACTGGCCTGCAAGACGAGGTCACACAGGTCAAGAGCTTGCTGCTGGTCCATGAGCGCCCATCCTTTGCGCCGAGAGAGACAAGGACGACGACCGCCGTAGCGATATCAGGAAAGGGGAGGGCCGCGAGTGACGGGGGCTCCCGCCCCCGCCTGGAGACCGCCTGCGCCGGTCTCACTGAGCCGCGCCTCCGGCGCTCACCTCGACCGTAGTGCGGGCTTCCAGCCCGCCAAAGCCACACGGCCCTACCTGGAGCGGGCTGGAAGCCCGCACTACCCCCACTCAAGAGGACCGAATTCCCGACGTTCCCGTGTTCCGGACGTTCCCGTTCCCGCCTTACTCCTTCATCACCCCGACGCTGATCTTGCGGAAGCGGGCGGCGCTGGTGCCGTGGCCGACGCGGGCAGTCTGCATCGGCTCGCCCTTACCGCAGTTGGGCACGCCCCACAGGACCCACTCCTCGCGCTTGCCGACCGCATCGCACTTGCCCCAGAACTCCGGGGTGATCGCCGCGTAGGTCGCGTTCTTGTAGACGCGCCCGAGGCTCCCGTCCTTGATCTCGATGGCCTGCTGGGTGCCGAACTGGAAGTTCAGACGCTTGTCGTCAATGCTCCAGGAGGTGTTGGTGAGCAGGTAGAGGCCGTCCTGCGTGTCCGCGATCATCTCGTCCAGGCCCCAGTCGCCCGGCTCGAGGTTGATGTTGGTCATGCGGATGATCGGCAGGCGATTGGCGCCGTCGGCGCGCATCGTGCCGCTGCTCGTCCGGCCGATCGTCGGCGCCGTCTCGCGCGAGGACAGGTAGCCCACGAACTGCCCCTCGCGCACGATGTCCGTGCGCTGGCCCGGCACGCCCTCATCGTCATAGGCGAACGACCCCAGGCCCCCCGGCACCGTCGCATCGGCCACGATGTTGACCGCGTCGGAGCCGTAGCGGAAGTTGTTCAGCTTGTCGGTGGTCAAGAAGCTGGTACCCGCAAAGGAGGCTTCCATGCCCAGCACGCGGTCCAGCTCGATGGGGTGGCCGCAGGACTCGTGGACCTGCAGGGCCAGTTGCGAGCCCTCGAGGATGATGTCACGCTCCCCGGCGGGGCAGTGGGGCGCCTCCAGCAACTCGACGGCCTCCCCGGCGATGCGCTCGGCGTGCTCGGGCAGGTCCATCTCCTCGACCATCTCCCACCCCCGCGCGCCCATGTTGCCGCCGTGGCTGGACGGGTATGACCGCACCTGCGTGTCCGAGCCATCGGGCGCCACCGCCCGGGCGTCAATCCCTGCCCCGGTCTCAATGCGCTCCTGGGTGATGTCGGCGCCCTCGGTGCTGGCGAAGTGCTTCTCCTCCCGCAGTGCGCGGATGAAGCCGGTACGCACCTTGATCTCGCTCGGCCCGTGCATCGCCTGGTCGCAGTCCATCAGCAGGGCGATGCGCTCCTCCAGCGGGACCTCGAAGGGGTCCTTGCGCACGTCCGCCTTGAGGCGGGCGCGGGCCGGCTCGACCGGGGACAACTCCACCTCCCGCTGCTTGGCGGTGGCGCTGGCCCGGGCGATGCGCACCGCCAGCTTCGCGGCCTGGCGAATGGCGTCAGGCTGGAGCGAGGTGGTGCTGGCGAAACCCCAGGCACCCTCGGTGATGACGCGGATGCCGATCCCCTGGTCGCGCCGCGATGACAGCCCCGTGACCGAACCGTTCTTGACGTGCACCGTCTCGTCATGCTGCCTCACGAAGCGCGCGTCGGCATACGAGGCGCCGGCGTCCTGCGCGGCCTCGAGCGCCAGTTGGGTGAGGTCTTCCATGTGTCACCACCGTGGACCGCGGGCTTTGCAGCCCGCGAGGGAGGCGCGGGCTGGGAAGCCCGCGGCCCAATGTCAGAACAAGTCCTCGGCAAACTCCTGCGCCGAGAAGAGCTTGAGGTCCGTGACCTTCTCCCCGACGCCGATGAGCTTGATCGGGATGCCGAGCTGGTCGGCAATCGTCAGCACGACGCCGCCCTTCGCGGTGCTATCCATCTTCGTCAGCACGATGCCGGTGACACCGATGGCCTCGTGGAACTGCTTGACCTGGTTCAGGCCGTTCTGGCCGGTGGTGGCATCCATCACGAGCAGGCGCTCATCGGCCGGGCGACCCAGCTCGCGCTCGACGACGCGGCCGATCTTGCGCAGCTCCTCCATCAGGTTCGTCTTGGTGTGCAGCCGCCCGGCGGTGTCAATGATCGCCAGTTGCGTGCCGCGCGCCTTGGCCGCCTGCAGGGCGTCATAGGCCACGGCGCCGGGGTCCGAGTCCGGCTTCTGGGCCACGATGTCGCAGCCGATGCGCTCGGCCCAGACGCGGAGCTGGTCAATGGCCGCTGCGCGGAACGTGTCCGCCGCTACCACCATCACCTTGTTGCCGTGCGACTGGTACCAGTTGGCGATCTTGGCGATGGTCGTCGTCTTGCCGGTGCCATTGACACCCAGGACCAGGAACGTCGTTGGAGCGATCGCGCCGGTGTTGAGCGAGGTTTCCCAGGGCGCCAACATGCGCTTGACGCGCTGCTTGAGCAGCCCTTCCAGACCGGCGGGGTCGGTGATGTGCTCCCGTTCGGCCTTGTCTCGCAGCTCCTCGACCAGCTTCACAGCCAGCGGGGCGGCGACATCGGCCTGGATCAGGGCCTCCTCGAGTTCTTCGAGCAGTTCGTCATCAATCACACTGCGCCCGCGCAGCACGGTGCTGACGCGGGAGAGAAACTTGCGCAAGGGACTTCATCCTTCCCAGCTATAGCTGCGCCGGTTGTCAGTTGGCGACTATCACGGCGCACGGATTGCGTTCGAGGGCCTCGCCGGCGGCGATGTCCACTGGCTTCTTGCCCTCATTCCACGACAGCGTACCGTCGGCGGCCAGGCGCGTGGCATCCACGTCCTCATCGCCCTCGAACTCGCCCTTCGGCCCCACCATGGTGAGCACGACGATCGCGCCGTCGGCCCCGTCGGGCAGCACGATCGGGCCCGTCTCCTGCCACTTGGAGGTGCACACGGCCGCAGAGCGGTCGCCCTGGTTCCACATCATCGCACCCGTTGCGGACAGGCGCTGGGCCATCACGTTGACGTTGCCGGCCTCCTCGCCGGTGCGGGCCTCGACTTCGAAGACGAAGATGGCGCCGCCGTCCGAGGTGGCCAGCGCGCGGGGGGCGCGCTCCTGGGACTTGCCGGAACTCACCGTCGCGGAGCGGTCGCCCTGGTTCCACATCATCTCGCCCTGGGCGTTCAGACGCTGGGCCATGACGTCAATGTCGCCGGCGTTCTCGCCCTCCGTCGGCTCATACTCGCAGGCCACGATGGCGCCACCCATCCCGTCGCTGACGGCCACAGGGCGTCGCTCCAGACCCTTGGCCGTACACACATCCTTGGCCCCGCTCCACAGGAGCTTGCCGTCGCCGGAGAGACGCTGGGCCATGATGTCCACATCGCCCTTGTGTTCCCCCGCGGCGTACTCGAACTCAAAAGCGACGATCACGCCGCCCGCGCCATCCGAGATGGCGCAGGGACGGCGCTCGGGGTTGTCCGTGGCGGCGATGTCCGTGGCTCGCTTGCCCTCGTTCCACAGGACCTCGCCCGAGGCCGAGATGTGCTGGGCCATGACGTCCATGTCGCCGTTCTCGCCTTCCCACTCGAACACCACAATCACGCCGCCCTGGCCGTCCGGCACCGCCACTGCCCGCCGTTCGGTCGCCGGCGAGGCCGCAACGGCAACGGACTGCTTGCCCTCTCGCCACAGCGGCCGGCCCTGCCCGTCCAGGCGCTGGGCCATGAGGTCAACGTCCTTCTTCTCGCCCAGCCACTCATACACCACAATGGCTCCGCCGCGGCCGTCACTGACCACGACGGGATGGCGCTCGGTGCCCTTGGAGGAGGCCACCGGCACCGGGCTGTCGCCGTTGTTCCACAGCGCCTTGCCGCTGGCATCCACGCGCTGGGCCACGATGTCCTTGTCGCCGGCATCCTGGCCCGAGGCGAACCGGTACTCGTAGGCCACGATGGCGCCGCCGGCGCCGTCTTCACACGCTGCCGGCGCCGTCTCGAAGTCCTTGGCGGTCGCCACCAGCGCCGGGTCGGCGTGCCCCGCCCAGCCGGTCTGGCCGGTCTCGGTGAGACGCTGTAGATGGATATCCACGTTGGCGTCGGCGCCGCCGGCCTTGTCCCGCTGCTCGTAGAACACGAACAGCGTCCGGGCCGCCGCGCGTTCCTGCACGCCGGCAGTGAGAGCAATACCCAGTGCGAACGCGACGACGGCGAGCAGCCAGTCACGGCGCATCACGACACCTCCGATGGGCGCGTCATTCCCAGCTCAGCGGGCCGCCGGCCGGAACTCCACGTTATCCAGATAGAATACCGACTCGCCCTGCGTGACCGACATCACCACCACGCAGTTGAGTGTCTCGAACTTCTCGGCATGGGCAAGGGTGAACGTCTTCGCCTCGCCGCCGGCGGGTCTGACGGTTAGTTCGTACTTGCCGGTGTTTTGCTTCCCGAGGCCGCAGGTGATGTCACACCGTACCCACTGGCCGGGCTGCAGGTCCATGATCGGCTGGTCGCTGGCCTTCAGATGCCCTTCGGCGTCGGTCGCCAGGTGCGGGCCGAGACTGTAGTGGTAGGGGTCATCGCGCCATTCGTAGACGAACAGCGCGCCCTGCTCCCAGCGCAGGTCGAAGCCGGCCCGCAGCACCCCGTCCTCCAACTCCAGCGGGTAGGTGATGTACGGCACGAAGCTGAGCTTGACGCCTGGCTTCTCGGCGACGCGCAGGCTGTGCTTGCCGGAGGCGGCCGTCTCCTCGGTCACGCGCACGGTCGCCAGGTCGCCCTCTTCCCCGACGTGCGCGTTACGCTCCATCTCGTTGACGGCGTAGTCCTCGTACGTCCGCAGCGGGGCCTGGGCGGGCTTGACGAGGGCTGTCGGGCGGTAGTCGGTCACGTCGCGCACGACCTTGACCTCAGGCCGGGGCCACGTGCGCCGCTCAGGGCTCTGGTAGACGCCCGTGCGTGACAGATCAATCGGCTTGAAGCCCAGCTTCAGCGCCGGCGAGGTGGGCTTGAGGGCATAGTTGCGGTGCGCCGGGTCCACGAACTGCGGGTCGGCGACCAGCGCCCCCTCCTCCTGCCCCAGTGCCTGCCACGCCTCCCACGAGCCCTTCCTCACCAGCCCCGGGGCAGTGATGCGGATGGGGTCGCCGCCCGCCCACAGCAGATTGTGATCGAACGTGTAGACCGCCTTGTCGGCGCTGCGAGCCGTATAGCCGGTCGCGCTCTGGCCGGGCGAGACGAGGACGTTGCGCGTCACGCGGTTGCCGCGGCACTCGTACTTGGGCCATGTGCTCAGGTACGCCTGGTGCTGCTGGCCGTCCACGCAGATGTTGCTCTCGAACACGTTCTCCATGCCGCCGTTGACCATGTACGCCCCAAGCACCGTGTTGTAGCACACGTTGTCGTAGACGTGCCAGCCGCTGGAGTGGGTGTCCAGGTAGATGCCCCACGAGAACATCGGCGCCTGCAGCTTGCCCTCGGCGTTGGCGCCCCAGCCGCCGGAGTCGTGGATCAGGTTGTGATGGATCGAGTTGCCCCAGTTGTATCTGCGGTTCCGGTCCATCTGCTCATCCATCGGCAGGCCCCAGTCCAGCGCCGTCGCCGCCTCGATGATGCTGGTGTCGAGCGTCACGAGGTTGGAGTGGTGGCCGACGTTGTAGGCGATCTCACAGCCACCGCCCACGTCCATTCCGATGGCATATCGCGGGGTGTCGTGGATCAGGTTGCGCGTGATCTTGCAGCGCATCATGCGGTGGCCGTACACGCCCCCGCAGCGGTTGTGAATGCGCCCCCAGCCGATGTCCCAGATGTAGTTGTTGTCAATCACATGGTCGGTCACGCGCTCGTGGTCCTTGCTCGTGCCGATGAGGCTTACGCCGTCGCCCTGGGTGGCGGTGATGTCGCAGCCGCGTACGGTGCAGGCATGGGTGTCGTCGCCCAGGTAGACCCCGACCTCGGCATTGCGCAGGTCGCAGCGCGTGATGGCGCAGCCCTGCGCGCCGGTCAGTTGGATGGCCCGTCCGCGGCAGTCGCGGACATCCACGCCGCTGATCCGCACGTTCTCCACGAACTGCTTCTCGGCCGGCTGGCCCTGGAAGACAAAGGCCGAGGTGAGCGCGGGGACGATGACCCGGTCCTTGCCATTCGGGTCGCCGGACGGCGGCCAGAAGTACAGCGTCTTGGTGTCAGGGTCCACGCACCACTCGCCCGGCGCGTCGAGTTCCTCCAGCAGCCCGCACAGGTAGAACGGGTTGCCGGGAGAGAGCACATAGACGCCCCTGCTGGCCTCGATCACGCGCGCGGCGGCATCCACGCTCTTGACCGGGCAGTACTGGGTCTCATAGTTGAGCTTGTCGTGGAACATCATCCACGCCCGCTCGGGATGAGCCCAGCGTTCCGGGTGTAACGCCCCCTCGGCATACCGGAACTTCGTCTTGGTGTTCGTCTCGACGAGGCCCTGGCTTTGCAGGAAGCCGCCGGTGCGCGGGTGCTGCGGGTCGAAGTTGGGCACGCGCGCCCACGGCTGCATCTTCACGTTGTAGTACAGCTCGCGGAAGCTCAGGTCCGGCAGGTCCAGCCCGGACAGGTCGGCCTGCAGAATCTTGCCCCGCCACGGCTTCCACCCGGTGACGCGCCGCCCGCCGGAGAGGACGGGCTCCTGGCCGGGCGCACTCTCGATGACGAGCCCGGAGTCGGCGGGGCCAAGGGTGATCGTCTCACTCAGCGCGTACGTGCCCGGGCCGACATGGATGCGCACCGTATCGCCAGGCTTGCGGGAAGCGCGCGCCTGATCCAGAGCCTGGGAGAGCGACTTGATCGGGCCGGTGGTAGACACCGAGAGGTTGAGTTCAGCAGCTAAGGTGACGGTGCAGGACAGGACGAGAGCGGCGAGCACTACCTTAGGCATTGCGGGCATAGCTCGGTGACCTCCAGGCCGGCCTCGGCGAGGCCGGCGGCACACTCGCGCCAGTCGGTGTCTACCGCGTTGTAGATCGGGGCGGGAGGATCATACGTCAGGGCCACGGCGGCGAACTTGCGGTCGCTACGGTCCAGCGGGTCCAGGCAATCGGGTAGCCGCCAATCTCCGGACGCCTCGGGGCGGCACGGACGGTACTCGATGCGACCTGACCTGTGGATCAGTTGCCCCAGCGTCCTGCATTGCGCCGAGTTCTCCGGCAGACGGCGGAAGTACTCATGGATGATCTCCTCACTGTCATCCACGGCGAGCACCAGTGTGGTCCGCAACGCGGCGATGGTATCTACGCAGGCTTCCACGCAGTCCTCGTCAGCCTGCTCGGCCATCTCGGCGGCGACGGCCCACACGTTGGTGTCAATGACCACGGCCATGCAGCTACCCCCCCTGCCGTCTCCGCGCAAGCATCGCCTTCGTCATCGCCTCCAGGTCGCCGATGCTGTCGCCGAAGAAGTCGTTGGGCCAGTTCTCGATCTGACCGTACTCATTGAGGCGGATCGGCTCCAGATGTGACGCCCCCTCACGCAGTTCGCAGAAGTAGATGGCGATGTTCTCCGGGCTGGCGAGTTCCGACTGCGCCTCCGCTATCCGACGCTGTAGGCGGGACAGGAGGTACTCACTGTGCGTTTCGATGATGAGTTGGAGGTCACGCTGTCCGGCGACCTCGATGAAGAGGTCCGCTAGCTCTGCGGCTGCGCGAGGATGCAAGTGTATCTCGGGTTGCTCGAAGAGCAGGATCGATCCCTGAGGGGCGAAGAGCATCTGGACGAGTACCGGCAACAACTGCGACACCCCAAAGCCGACGTCCGGGAGTACCGTCTCCACGTCGTCGGCTCCGGGCACGACCAGCTTCACCTCGTGGTAGCGAGTATCTGCGCCAATCGGCGTCACCATGAGGCGGGTCGCGAGGCCAGATTCCCTGAGCCATCTCGCTGCTTCATCGATCAGGCCGGGCTGGCCATCGTAGTCTGTCAGAACCTCGCGCACA
This region of bacterium genomic DNA includes:
- a CDS encoding TldD/PmbA family protein, with translation MDQQQALDLCDLVLQASRADQTEVVLSTEAAALTRFANNAIHQNVAEEGVSATVRAVVGQRVGVASSTDVSPEGLRELADAAYRLALVSAADEDFVSLPGPLPYTGETDFADAAAAACDPEQRAATVAEAIALAAAEDFTASGACSTGLIEIAVANSLGVRATQRRSMAEMSLVVSGAGGSGYARTSSPRLADISGGSLGRVATAKCRASRDPQALPPGEYTVILEAEAVADMVMMLSMYGLGALAVQEGRSFVNERLGEKICGDNITIWDDGLDPRGHRLAYDFEGVPKQRVPLITGGVAEGVVWDSYTAHKEGRQSTGHGLPAPNSWGPVPINLLVAAGDSSVADMIAQTQRGVLVTRFHYTNMIHPIKTVLTGMTRDGTFLIEDGQIAGAIKNLRFTQSILEALSCVSLISRDGKLADYVWAPAMRIDRFTFSSATEF
- the ftsY gene encoding signal recognition particle-docking protein FtsY, which codes for MRKFLSRVSTVLRGRSVIDDELLEELEEALIQADVAAPLAVKLVEELRDKAEREHITDPAGLEGLLKQRVKRMLAPWETSLNTGAIAPTTFLVLGVNGTGKTTTIAKIANWYQSHGNKVMVVAADTFRAAAIDQLRVWAERIGCDIVAQKPDSDPGAVAYDALQAAKARGTQLAIIDTAGRLHTKTNLMEELRKIGRVVERELGRPADERLLVMDATTGQNGLNQVKQFHEAIGVTGIVLTKMDSTAKGGVVLTIADQLGIPIKLIGVGEKVTDLKLFSAQEFAEDLF
- a CDS encoding right-handed parallel beta-helix repeat-containing protein is translated as MPKVVLAALVLSCTVTLAAELNLSVSTTGPIKSLSQALDQARASRKPGDTVRIHVGPGTYALSETITLGPADSGLVIESAPGQEPVLSGGRRVTGWKPWRGKILQADLSGLDLPDLSFRELYYNVKMQPWARVPNFDPQHPRTGGFLQSQGLVETNTKTKFRYAEGALHPERWAHPERAWMMFHDKLNYETQYCPVKSVDAAARVIEASRGVYVLSPGNPFYLCGLLEELDAPGEWCVDPDTKTLYFWPPSGDPNGKDRVIVPALTSAFVFQGQPAEKQFVENVRISGVDVRDCRGRAIQLTGAQGCAITRCDLRNAEVGVYLGDDTHACTVRGCDITATQGDGVSLIGTSKDHERVTDHVIDNNYIWDIGWGRIHNRCGGVYGHRMMRCKITRNLIHDTPRYAIGMDVGGGCEIAYNVGHHSNLVTLDTSIIEAATALDWGLPMDEQMDRNRRYNWGNSIHHNLIHDSGGWGANAEGKLQAPMFSWGIYLDTHSSGWHVYDNVCYNTVLGAYMVNGGMENVFESNICVDGQQHQAYLSTWPKYECRGNRVTRNVLVSPGQSATGYTARSADKAVYTFDHNLLWAGGDPIRITAPGLVRKGSWEAWQALGQEEGALVADPQFVDPAHRNYALKPTSPALKLGFKPIDLSRTGVYQSPERRTWPRPEVKVVRDVTDYRPTALVKPAQAPLRTYEDYAVNEMERNAHVGEEGDLATVRVTEETAASGKHSLRVAEKPGVKLSFVPYITYPLELEDGVLRAGFDLRWEQGALFVYEWRDDPYHYSLGPHLATDAEGHLKASDQPIMDLQPGQWVRCDITCGLGKQNTGKYELTVRPAGGEAKTFTLAHAEKFETLNCVVVMSVTQGESVFYLDNVEFRPAAR
- a CDS encoding TldD/PmbA family protein, giving the protein MEDLTQLALEAAQDAGASYADARFVRQHDETVHVKNGSVTGLSSRRDQGIGIRVITEGAWGFASTTSLQPDAIRQAAKLAVRIARASATAKQREVELSPVEPARARLKADVRKDPFEVPLEERIALLMDCDQAMHGPSEIKVRTGFIRALREEKHFASTEGADITQERIETGAGIDARAVAPDGSDTQVRSYPSSHGGNMGARGWEMVEEMDLPEHAERIAGEAVELLEAPHCPAGERDIILEGSQLALQVHESCGHPIELDRVLGMEASFAGTSFLTTDKLNNFRYGSDAVNIVADATVPGGLGSFAYDDEGVPGQRTDIVREGQFVGYLSSRETAPTIGRTSSGTMRADGANRLPIIRMTNINLEPGDWGLDEMIADTQDGLYLLTNTSWSIDDKRLNFQFGTQQAIEIKDGSLGRVYKNATYAAITPEFWGKCDAVGKREEWVLWGVPNCGKGEPMQTARVGHGTSAARFRKISVGVMKE